One window of the Notolabrus celidotus isolate fNotCel1 chromosome 23, fNotCel1.pri, whole genome shotgun sequence genome contains the following:
- the LOC117806971 gene encoding 5,6-dihydroxyindole-2-carboxylic acid oxidase-like, producing the protein MFRCCFLVLVGAAVVSAQFPRECVTPEALRSGTCCPSPNGLNNDPCSVSTGRGQCVFISVDASPHGPQYPHDGQDDRELWPIRFFNRTCQCNNNFGGFDCGQCRHGWTGFNCDQRVSVVRRNVMLLSPEEKRAFVNALDQAKRTVHPDIVIATRRFPEIFGPDGNTMQFENITIYNFFVWSHYYSVSKTFLGAGQPSFGGVDFSHEGPGFLTWHRFHLLQLERDMQEMLQNPSFALPYWNFAIGGDTCDICTDDLMGARSSFDMNSLSANSIFSQWRVVCESVEDYDTLGTICNSTETNAIRRNPAGNVDRPMVQRLPEPKDVEDCLQVTTFDTPPYYSTSSESFRNAIEGYSTPQGKYDPIVRTLHNLAHLFLNGTGGTTHLSPNDPIFVLLHAFTDAIFDEWLRRHAPDMSVFPGEMAPIGHNRGYNMVPFWPPVTNAEMFLTAPDNLGYSYEAQWPGQAYTLTEIITMAIVAALVVVAVIFAATTCALRARSYKMDGHQPLLGDQYQRYDDKNSQSVV; encoded by the exons ATGTTCCGGTGCTGCTTTTTGGTTCTTGTGGGCGCGGCGGTGGTGAGCGCCCAGTTCCCTCGCGAGTGTGTGACACCCGAAGCACTCAGGAGCGGAACGTGCTGCCCATCGCCCAATGGACTCAACAACGACCCGTGCAGCGTCAGCACCGGGCGAGGACAGTGCGTGTTCATCTCCGTGGATGCGAGCCCGCACGGCCCGCAGTACCCGCATGATGGACAGGACGATCGGGAACTATGGCCCATCCGTTTCTTCAACCGGACCTGTCAGTGTAACAACAACTTCGGTGGGTTTGACTGCGGCCAATGCAGacacggctggacgggattcaACTGTGATCAGAGGGTTTCTGTTG TAAGAAGAAACGTGATGCTTCTCAGTCCGGAGGAGAAGCGTGCATTCGTGAACGCGCTGGACCAAGCCAAGCGCACGGTACACCCGGACATTGTGATCGCCACGCGGCGCTTTCCGGAGATCTTCGGGCCCGATGGGAACACGATGCAGTTCGAGAACATCACAATCTATAATTTCTTCGTGTGGTCCCATTACTACTCTGTCAGCAAGACGTTCCTCGGCGCGGGACAGCCCAGCTTCGGGGGAGTGGACTTCTCACACGAAGGGCCCGGTTTTCTCACCTGGCACAGGTTCCACCTGTTGCAACTGGAGCGAGATATGCAG GAGATGCTGCAGAACCCATCATTCGCCCTTCCCTACTGGAACTTTGCCATCGGTGGAGACACATGTGACATCTGCACAGATGACCTGATGGGAGCCAGGAGCAGCTTCGACATGAATTCCCTTAGTGCCAACTCCATTTTCTCCCAGTGGAGGGTGGTCTGTGAGAGCGTAGAGGACTATGACACCCTGGGAACCATCTGCAACA GCACTGAGACTAATGCCATCAGAAGGAACCCAGCAGGAAATGTTGACAGGCCGATGGTGCAGCGTCTTCCAGAGCCCAAGGATGTGGAGGACTGCCTGCAGGTTACAACTTTTGACACACCACCTTACTACTCCACCTCCTCTGAAAGCTTCAGAAACGCAATTGAAG GCTACAGCACACCCCAGGGGAAATATGACCCCATTGTGAGGACCCTCCACAACCTggcccatctgttcctgaacggaACAGGAGGAACAACTCACCTCTCACCTAACGACCCCATCTTTGTCCTTCTGCACGCCTTCACCGACGCCATCTTTGATGAATGGCTGAGGAGACATGCTCCAG ATATGTCTGTGTTCCCTGGAGAAATGGCTCCCATCGGCCACAACAGGGGCTACAACATGGTGCCTTTCTGGCCTCCTGTGACTAACGCTGAGATGTTTTTGACTGCCCCTGACAACCTTGGTTACTCTTATGAAGCTCAATGGCCag GCCAAGCTTACACCTTGACTGAAATCATCACAATGGCAATAGTCGCTGCCCTCGTGGTTGTTGCCGTCATTTTCGCTGCTACCACATGTGCCTTACGTGCCAGGTCTTACAAGATGGATGGCCACCAGCCCCTGCTTGGGGATCAATACCAGCGCTATGATGACAAAAACAGCCAATCTGTAGTATAA